One segment of Chelmon rostratus isolate fCheRos1 chromosome 17, fCheRos1.pri, whole genome shotgun sequence DNA contains the following:
- the LOC121620271 gene encoding casein kinase I yields MELRVGNKYRLGRKIGSGSFGDIYLGANIATGEEVAIKLECVKTKHPQLHIESKFYKMMQGGVGIPSIKWCGAEGDYNVMVMELLGPSLEDLFNFCSRKFSLKTVLLLADQMISRIEYIHSKNFIHRDVKPDNFLMGLGKKGNLVYIIDFGLAKKYRDARTHQHIPYRENKNLTGTARYASINTHLGIEQSRRDDLESLGYVLMYFNLGSLPWQGLKAATKRQKYERISEKKMSTPIEVLCKGYPSEFSTYLNFCRSLRFDDKPDYSYLRQLFRNLFHRQGFSYDYVFDWNMLKFGASRTAEDGDRERRTGEERDERIGGAPRGSASRGLPPGPNPGAANRVRNGPEQAISNPASRVQQSGNTSPRAISRAERERKVSMRLHRGAPANVSSSDLTARHDQSRISTSQVSVPFEHMGK; encoded by the exons ATGGAGTTGAGAGTGGGGAACAAATACCGGCTCGGGCGAAAGATAGGGAGTGGTTCATTTGGCGACATTTACCTTG GTGCAAACATTGCCACTGGGGAGGAGGTAGCCATCAAGCTGGAATGTGTGAAGACCAAACACCCACAGTTGCACATTGAAAGCAAGTTCTACAAGATGATGCAAGGAGGAG TGGGTATTCCATCAATAAAGTGGTGTGGTGCAGAGGGAGACTACAACGTGATGGTAATGGAGCTGCTCGGTCCCAGTCTGGAGGACCTTTTCAACTTTTGCTCCCGGAAGTTCAGCCTAAAGACTGTCCTGCTTTTGGCAGACCAGATG ATTAGTCGCATTGAGTACATCCACTCCAAGAATTTCATCCATCGGGATGTCAAGCCTGACAACTTCCTAATGGGGCTTGGCAAGAAGGGTAATCTGGTGTACATCATTGACTTTGGCCTGGCCAAAAAGTACCGTGATGCCCGCACACACCAGCACATCCCTTACAGGGAGAACAAGAACCTGACTGGCACAGCGCGCTACGCATCCATCAACACACATCTTGGAATTG AGCAGTCCAGACGTGATGACCTGGAGTCTCTTGGCTATGTCCTCATGTACTTCAACCTGGGCTCCCTTCCCTGGCAGGGCCTCAAGGCCGCTACCaagagacagaaatatgaaCGAATCAGTGAGAAGAAAATGTCCACACCCATTGAGGTTCTTTGCAAAGGATACCCTT CTGAGTTCTCCACATACCTGAATTTCTGCCGTTCTCTCCGTTTTGATGACAAGCCAGACTACTCTTACCTGCGACAGCTCTTCAGGAATCTTTTCCACCGTCAGGGTTTCTCCTATGATTATGTCTTTGATTGGAACATGCTCAAATTT GGTGCCAGCCGGACAGCCGAGGATGGGGATcgggagaggaggacaggagaagagagggatgaGCGGATTGGAGGAGCCCCCAGGGGGTCTGCATCACGGGGCCTCCCCCCAGGTCCAAACCCTGGAGCTGCCAACAGAGTGAGGAATGGGCCAGAGCAGGCCATCTCTAACCCTGCCTCACGGGTCCAGCAGTCTG GTAACACGTCACCTCGTGCAATTTCTCgtgcagagagggaaaggaaggTGAGCATGCGGCTCCACCGTGGGGCTCCTGCCAACGTGTCGTCCTCGGACCTCACAGCCCGTCATGACCAATCCAGAATTTCCACATCACAG GTCAGCGTGCCATTTGAGCACATGGGGAAATAG